Genomic window (Saccharothrix australiensis):
CCGGTTGTCCCGCCGGACGCTCCGCACCATCAAGGGAAATCTTTTCTGGGCGTTCGCCTACAACGTTGCGGGTTTGCCGCTCGCGGCGCTCGGACTGTTGAATCCCATGCTAGCGGGGGCCGCGATGGCGTTCTCCAGTGTCTTCGTCGTGACCAACAGCCTGCGGCTGCGCGGGTTCCGGCCATCGACAAGCTGAAGATTTGGGGCCAACCCACTCCCCAGAGCCCCGTGCGCGTGCAACAATCCGAATTGCTGACACACCCCCGGTCAGCGCCTGTGGAGATCCCCTCCGGCCCCCGCGTTCCTCCCCCTGGCGCGGGGGCCTCTCCATGCACACGGCTGTGACGCAAGCCACAGTTTGGGGTGTTCCGCAATGCAACCGTTATCGTTGCGCGGTGCCTCTTGGATCGCTAGGTCGCAACAAGTCCGGCCGCCACCGCCCGCCCGCCAAGGAGCAGGACGAAATCCTGCCCGACGAGGAGCTGTCCTCGTACCTGGCGGCGCTGGCGCCGGAGACGACGGACGCCGAGACGACCACCGGCAACAGCTTCGGCAACGCGCAGGTCTACCAGCTCCGCCTCCAGCTGATGGCGAACGAGCAGCTGAAGGAACTCGCCGCCGAGCGCCGGACGTCGCCGCAGGCGTTGGCCACGGAGTGGGTCATGCAGCGCCTGGAGTGGGAAGCCCGCCAGCGCGGCATGTAGCGCACCCGGCGAGCCGCCACCGGCCGGGCCGCGCCCCTCGCGGGTGCGGGCCCGCGCCCGGTCGCACCCTCCGCCGACCGCACGCCGGGGGCAGCCGGCGCACGGCCACGCCTTCGGGGCCGGACCACCGCGACTTCGGGACCGACCCGGCCGCGCCTCCGGCATCACGCGTGAGACCCATCCGACCGCGACCGACCGGACCGCGACCGATCGAGAACCCCGGAACGCGACAGGCCCCCGACCGGAACCCGGTCGGGGGCCTGCGCCGTCACGAAGGTGCGATCAGACCTTCCGCACGTTCTGGGCCTGCGGACCCTTGGTGCCCTGGCCGATCTCGAACTCGACCCGCTGGTTCTCCTCCAGGGTCCGGAAACCCTGGCCCTGGATCTCCGAGTAGTGGACGAAGACGTCCGGCCCGCCGTTCTCCTGGGCGATGAAGCCGAAGCCCTTCTCGGAGTTGAACCACTTGACAGTGCCCAGTGCCATGTACCTGCCTCCATCGCAGGAAAGCTTGGGGCTGCACCATGCAGCCCCGGCCGTCCCGGGGCGTTCCCCCCGCCGCCTCCAGCGAGGGGCGCACGCCCGCGTGTCGTTCCGCGAGCGTGAGACACGAACACAGAAACCACGGCCTGCGCAGGCGAGCGTATCGGTTGACCACGCCCAGCACTACCCGCTTCCCGGCTCGTGGCGCTACTTCTCGGTGACCTGCGGCGGGTCCGGCAGCTGCACGCCGGCCTGCCCGATGTTGCGCTCCAACGCCTTGCGCCACTCGCCGGTGTCGATCATCTTCTGGATCGCCGCGCTCACGTCCGCCCGGCCCCGGTCGTCGCCCTTCGCGAGGCCGACGCCGTACCGCTCGGTGGTGAAGGTGTCGCCGACCAGCTTGAGCAGCTCCGGGTTCTCCGCCACGTACCCGGCGAGGATCGCCTCGTCCGTCGTGACGGCGTCGACGTTGCCCGCCAGCAGGGCGGTCACGCAGTCCGAGTACTGGCCGTACTCCACCAGCCGCACGCCCTGCGCGAACTCGGCCTTCACCTTCTGCGCGGAGGTCGACCCGCTGACCGAGCAGAGCTTCTTGTCGTTCAACGCCTGCGGACCGGTGACGGCCTCCTCGGTGAAGCGGACCAGCAGGCCCTGGCCGGTCTGGAAGTACGGGCCCGCGAAGGCCACCCGCTCCTTGCGCTGGTCGGTGATCGAGTAGGTGGCGACGACGAAGTCCACCTCGCCGTCGGCGATCAACCGCTCGCGGTCGGCGGACCTGGCTTCCTTCCAGGTGATCCCGGACTCGGGCACGCCGAGCTGCTGCGCCACGTACTTGGCGACGTCCACGTCGAACCCGACGTACTTGCCGTCGATCCGGCGCTGCGCCATCCCCGGCTGGTCGAACCGGATGCCGACGGTCAGCGCGCCGTCGTCGGCCTTGCCCTTGAGCGTGTCGTCGGCCGCGCCACCGCATGCGGCGACGAGCGTGAGGGCTGCCACCACCGCGGTCGCGGGCAGCAGTCGTCGGAACAGCATGGCTGCGAACCTCTCGGTGCTCGGGTACCGCGGCGCGGATCGCGCGCCGGGCGGTTCCTCATGCTAGGCACCGGTTTCCGCCCCACCGGTGCGACGAACGTCTCATCAGATCAACACACTAGGCCATTCGGCCCAGGAATCGGTGTGACGTCGCGCATCCCGGTGCGTGTCTCGGGAAAGCCTTACGGCAGCAGTGAACGCCGTGGTGTCGCGCTGCTCCCGAGCCGCCGGATGGCACGCATCACGTGGCCTTCCGTCACGTTCCAGCGAATCCGCGTCGGCACCAGCCGGGCCGCCGCGCGCAACCCGCGCAGCAGCGCCGTGGCGGTCGACGCGGGGTACGGGCGGTGCCCGTGCAGAGCGATCGCCCACGGCGGCAGCAACGAGTACGCGAGGTGGCCGAGCAACGGCTCGTAGACGTCGAGCCCGAGCTTCAGCAGGCCGGTCACCGGCGGCCGGTGCAGGAACCGGTACACCACCTCGGAATCGTCGGTGCGGCGCAGCGCGGGGATCGTCGCGGCGAAGTACTCGGCCACTGCGGCGGCGCTGCCCGGCACCTCGTCCGCGTGCAGGCCGACGAGCGCCGCGGTGCGCCGCTGCTCGTCGTAGTAGCGGTCGACCTGGGCGTCGGTGAGCCGGTAGCCGGCGCGGCGCAGCACCGTGACGAACGCGTGCACCTCGGCGCAGTGCACCCACAGCAGCAGTTCCGGGTCGTCGACGCGGTACCGGCGGCCGGACCCGTCCTGCGCGCGCAGCGAGCGGTGCACCGAGCGCACCCTGGCCGCGGCGGCCCGCACCTCCTCGGTGGTGCCGTAGCTGACCGTGCCGACGAAGCTCGCGGTGCGCCGCAAGCGGCCCAACGGGTCCCGCCGGAAGGACGAGTTCTGCACGATCGCCGCGACCGCGAGCGGGTGCAGCGACTGGAGGTAGAGGCTCGTGATCCCCGCGACCCACATCGCCGGGTCGGCGTGCAACTGCCAGGTCACCGTGCCAGGGCCCAGGATGCCCACGTCGGACGACATGATCCGATGGTGCCACAGGCGTGATCACCGGCCGGGGGCCAAGATGTGGTCCATGGAACTCGACCGGGCCCGTGACTTCATCCGCCGCAACCCGCGTGCCGTGCTGGCGACGTACCGCCCCGACGGCTCACCGCAGATGTCCCCCGTGCTCGCGTCCGTCGACGACGCGGGTTTCGTGGTGGTCAGCACGCGTGAGACCGCCTACAAGGTGCGGCAGGTCCGCGCCGACCCGCGCGTGGCGCTGTGCTTCATGACGGAGGGGTTCTTCGGCGAGTGGATCCAGGTGGAGGGCACGGCGAGCGTCGTGCCGCTGCCCGCGGCGATGGAGCCGCTGGTCGACCTGTACCGGCGGATCTCCGGCGAGCACCCGGACTGGGACGACTACCGCGCGGCGATGGTCCGTGAACGGCGCGTCGTGCTGCGGGTGGACCTGCACCGCGCCGGCCCGGACCGCAGCGGCTGAGGCCGGCCCCCGGCGCGGCTCCCGCGCGGTGTGCGCGGGAGCCGGAAATCCGCGTGGCGTAACGCCTTTGACCGACTCGGCGATTCCACGTGACCACCGTGGTGTCGCGTCTGGAGCGGGTACCGATGAGCAGGATCAGCCGTACCGGCATCGCCGGGTCGGCGGGCGCGTTGGCGTGCGGCGCCCTGCTGTTCCTGGTGATCACGGCCTACGAGCCGCGTCCGGTGGACGTCCGGCGGGTCGACCTGAGCCCCGTGCAGCCGGGCGTGCTCAGCGCCACCCACACCACCGTGCTCAAGCCGGTGCAGTCCACCACGACCACGGTGGTGGCCGCGCCGCCGCCGCGCCTCGAAGTCCCGGTGGCCACCACGGCGGAACCGACCGCGACGACCACCACCACCGTCGAGACACCGCCCGCCACCACTACCGCACCGCCGTCCACACCGCCGTCGCGCCAGCGCCCCCACCGACCCCACCGCTGCGACAACGCCTACGTGACGGACGGCGTGTGCGTGCCGTGGCTGTTCCCGCCGGGCCTGTTCCCGCCGGGGCTGGGGCGCGCCTGTGAGTGGTTGCGGGACCAGGGTGTGACGCGCATCGAGGTCCGGGGCCACGACCGCCACCGGCTGGACCGGGACCGGGACGGCCTCGCCTGCGAGGTGCCCGACGACCAGCCGCGTCACCACCGGCCGACCAGGCAGCGGCCGAAGGCCGACCCGCGCACCGCGCCGCCGGCGACCGCCGACACCGCGCCGCCGACCGCGGGTCCGCGATCCCCTCGCCCTTCGTGACGGTGGTCGCCGTCGGCTCGACGGCGTCGCCCCGCGCGGCGTCCGGCGTCGACCGGGGGAACCGCGCGGGATCGGCCGTCGGTCCGCCGAACCCGGCAGCGCGCGCAGGTCGTCCTCTTCGGCCCGCACCTGGTCGCCCGGTCACGGCGCGCCCTCCGCGGCCGGGGGTTCCCGTGACGACCGTCCACAGTGGCCTCGGGCAACACGGTGGTCCGACCACTCGATCAGCCGACGGGCGCGGCGTTCCCGTCGCGCTGGGAGGAGGATGGCGGGCGTGCGGCTACGCCATCAGGCGGGGCGCAAGCCGAGCATCCCCCGCAGCACCGTCCGCACGGCGTCACCCGGCGCGAAGTCGGGTTGCGGGTTGGCCAACTGGTTCGTGAGCAGCCCGTCGACCACCGCCAGCAGCAGGCGGAAGTCGCGCGGCGGGTCGGTCGAGCCCAGCGCGCGCACCAGCGGCGCGGCCCACCCGGCGATGCGGCGGTGCGCGTCGGCGATCCGCCTGCCCAGGTCCGGCCGGACGGCCGCCTCCACGAACACCGCGTGCCGGGCCAGCGTGAGCACCCGCTCGCGGGCCAGCTCCTCCACCAGGCGACCGACGGCGGTGGCGAACCCGTCCGGCGTCGAGACGTCGTCGGCGAGCCGGCCCCACAGCTCGGTCTCCCGCTCCAGCAGCCGGTCGACCACGCCGGCGACCAGCGCGTCCCTGGTGCGGAAGTGGTTGGACGAGGAGCCCTCGGGGAGGCCGGCGGCGGCGTCGACGGCCCGGTGCGTCAGGCCGCGCGGCCCGGTCGTGCCGAGCACCCGGATCGCCGCGTCGAGCACCTGCTGCCGCCTGGTCACGACCCGGCACACTACACCCGTAGTAGTCGGTACTACATCTGTAGTACGGTCGCGGCATGAGAGCAGCGGTGATCGGCGGAGGGGTGGGCGGCCTGGCGGCGGCCATCGGCCTGCACCAGTCGGGGTGGGCCGTCACGGTCCACGAGCGCGCGGCGAGCCTGCCCGCGACCGGCACGGGGTTGGGCATCTGGCGCGACGCCATCGAGGCGCTGGACCGGCTCGGCCTGGGCGCGACCGCCCGGCAGGTCGGCCGCAGGCAGCCCGAGGGCGCGCTGCGCAGGCCGGACGGTTCGCGCATCGGGCCGTTGCGGGCGGACGTGCACCTGCTGACCAGGCCGGCGCTGCTGGCGCTGCTGGCCGAGGCCCTCCCCGAGGGCGCCATCCGGTTCGGTTCGACCGCGAGGTGGCAGGACTGCGACCACGACCTGGTCGTGGCGGCGGACGGCATCGACAGCGCCACCCGCCGGTCCCTGTTCGGCGTCGAGGTGCGTCGCTCGGGCTCGATCGGGTGGCGGGGGACCGCGGACGTCGAGGTGGCGGCCGGCGGCGAGACGTGGGGCCGGGGCGTGAAGTTCGGGCTGACCCCGCAGGCCGACGGCCGCACCAACTGGTACGCCCTGACCGGCCCCGACGCCGACGTGCACGAGGTGTTCCGCGACTGGCACGACCCCATCCCGCGGGTGCTGGCGGGGTCGGCGGAGGTCCTGCGCCACTCCCTGGACTACCTGCCGCCGCTGCCGACCTACCACCAGGGGCGGGTGGTGCTGCTGGGCGACGCCGCGCACGCGATGACGCCGGACCTGGGTCAGGGGGCCTGCCAGGCGATCATCGACGGCGTGTCGCTGGTCGAGTGCTTGAACACGCACGACCTCCCGGCCGGGCTGGTCGCCTACGACGCGCTCCGCCGGCGGAAGACCCAGCGCATGGTGAGGCAGTCGCTGGCGCTCAACCGCTTGGCGCGGGCGCGGCGCTTCACCGGCGTGCGGAACGCGGTGCTGAAGGCGGCGCTCGCCCTGCAACCGCGGCGGGAGTCGTGGAGCGCCGACCTGGAACCGGACGAGTCGGCCGGCTGACCCGGTCAGCCGCGGGGGAGCTTCCGGGCGGACGGCGGCGGCACGACGGGCCCGATGTCCCCGTCGGGCGCGGTGTCCAGGTCGACGATCACCGGTGCGTGATCGCTGGGACCGGCGCCCTTGCGGGCGTGCCGGTCCACCCAGGCGGCCCGCACCCGTCCGGCCACCGCGCCCGACGCCAGGACGAGGTCGATCCGCATACCCAGGTCCTGGTGGAACCGGCCGGCGCGGTAGTCCCAGTAGGTGAAGACCCGCTCGTCCGGCCACCGGTCGCGGACCACGTCGCGGAGGCCGAGGTCCTGCAGGGCGGTCAACGCGCGGCGTTCGGGTTCCGTGACGTGCGTGTGGCCGACGTAGGCGGCCGGGTCGAACACGTCGGCGTCCGTTGGGGCGATGTTGACGTCGCCGCAGACGAGGAGGTCTTCACGCTCACCGGCCAGGACGTCCCGCAGGGCGGCCAGCCAGGCCAACTTGTAGGCGTAGTGGTCGGAGTCGGGCACCCGGCCGTTCGGGACGTAGACGGAGTAGACGCGCACCCCACCACAGGTGGCGGCCACCGCCCGCGCTTCGGGGTGGGGGAAGCCGGGGGCGCCGGCGACGCCGGTGACGACGTCGGCCAGTCCCACCTTGGACAGGATCGCGACCCCGTTCCAGCGCCCTTCGCCGTGGGCGGCGGCCTGGTAGCCGCGTTCGGCCAGGGCGTCGCGGAGGAGGGCGTCGAACGCGTCGTCGGCCAGCTTGGTCTCCTGCAGGCAGACGACGTCGGGGGCTCGCTGGTCCAGCCAGGGCAGCAACCGGGGCATCCGCTGCTTGACCGAGTTGACGTTCCACGTAGCCACCCGCACACGAGCACGGTAACCGCAGCCACCGACCCCGGCCACCGCCTCCGAGCCGGCTATCGTCAGCCTCGTGGAACGAGTCGTCGGCCTCGACTCGGCGGCCCGCGAGATCGAGGCACGACGGCCGACCTGGGAGCGCGCGGGGTTCGCCGTCGGAGCGTTTTGACGTGGCGCGACGGGGGCGATCGTCCTGCCTCGGGCCCAGCCACTCCGCCAGGGTGAGGCTCTGCGCCTGGCGGTAGGCGCGGAAAGTCCGGCCGAGATGAGGCGCGACTGGAACGATGATCTTCCTCCGGGGCGGCGATCACCCGGCCGCGCTGCTGCCGACGCGC
Coding sequences:
- a CDS encoding cold-shock protein, with product MALGTVKWFNSEKGFGFIAQENGGPDVFVHYSEIQGQGFRTLEENQRVEFEIGQGTKGPQAQNVRKV
- a CDS encoding glutamate ABC transporter substrate-binding protein; its protein translation is MLFRRLLPATAVVAALTLVAACGGAADDTLKGKADDGALTVGIRFDQPGMAQRRIDGKYVGFDVDVAKYVAQQLGVPESGITWKEARSADRERLIADGEVDFVVATYSITDQRKERVAFAGPYFQTGQGLLVRFTEEAVTGPQALNDKKLCSVSGSTSAQKVKAEFAQGVRLVEYGQYSDCVTALLAGNVDAVTTDEAILAGYVAENPELLKLVGDTFTTERYGVGLAKGDDRGRADVSAAIQKMIDTGEWRKALERNIGQAGVQLPDPPQVTEK
- a CDS encoding oxygenase MpaB family protein, with the protein product MSSDVGILGPGTVTWQLHADPAMWVAGITSLYLQSLHPLAVAAIVQNSSFRRDPLGRLRRTASFVGTVSYGTTEEVRAAAARVRSVHRSLRAQDGSGRRYRVDDPELLLWVHCAEVHAFVTVLRRAGYRLTDAQVDRYYDEQRRTAALVGLHADEVPGSAAAVAEYFAATIPALRRTDDSEVVYRFLHRPPVTGLLKLGLDVYEPLLGHLAYSLLPPWAIALHGHRPYPASTATALLRGLRAAARLVPTRIRWNVTEGHVMRAIRRLGSSATPRRSLLP
- a CDS encoding PPOX class F420-dependent oxidoreductase, whose translation is MELDRARDFIRRNPRAVLATYRPDGSPQMSPVLASVDDAGFVVVSTRETAYKVRQVRADPRVALCFMTEGFFGEWIQVEGTASVVPLPAAMEPLVDLYRRISGEHPDWDDYRAAMVRERRVVLRVDLHRAGPDRSG
- a CDS encoding TetR/AcrR family transcriptional regulator; amino-acid sequence: MTRRQQVLDAAIRVLGTTGPRGLTHRAVDAAAGLPEGSSSNHFRTRDALVAGVVDRLLERETELWGRLADDVSTPDGFATAVGRLVEELARERVLTLARHAVFVEAAVRPDLGRRIADAHRRIAGWAAPLVRALGSTDPPRDFRLLLAVVDGLLTNQLANPQPDFAPGDAVRTVLRGMLGLRPA
- a CDS encoding FAD-dependent monooxygenase, with protein sequence MRAAVIGGGVGGLAAAIGLHQSGWAVTVHERAASLPATGTGLGIWRDAIEALDRLGLGATARQVGRRQPEGALRRPDGSRIGPLRADVHLLTRPALLALLAEALPEGAIRFGSTARWQDCDHDLVVAADGIDSATRRSLFGVEVRRSGSIGWRGTADVEVAAGGETWGRGVKFGLTPQADGRTNWYALTGPDADVHEVFRDWHDPIPRVLAGSAEVLRHSLDYLPPLPTYHQGRVVLLGDAAHAMTPDLGQGACQAIIDGVSLVECLNTHDLPAGLVAYDALRRRKTQRMVRQSLALNRLARARRFTGVRNAVLKAALALQPRRESWSADLEPDESAG
- a CDS encoding exodeoxyribonuclease III; this translates as MRVATWNVNSVKQRMPRLLPWLDQRAPDVVCLQETKLADDAFDALLRDALAERGYQAAAHGEGRWNGVAILSKVGLADVVTGVAGAPGFPHPEARAVAATCGGVRVYSVYVPNGRVPDSDHYAYKLAWLAALRDVLAGEREDLLVCGDVNIAPTDADVFDPAAYVGHTHVTEPERRALTALQDLGLRDVVRDRWPDERVFTYWDYRAGRFHQDLGMRIDLVLASGAVAGRVRAAWVDRHARKGAGPSDHAPVIVDLDTAPDGDIGPVVPPPSARKLPRG